The nucleotide sequence ACAGATATACCTTGAAACACAATTCCAAGAATAATAGCAGTTGTGGAAGAAGCAATCATGACTGGAATAGTTGGATATTTTAAAATGGAACCGGCTAAAACGATAATAATAGGGACCACCAATAAAACATTCCAATCAAATGTAGAGGTTAACATGGATATCATTTCATTCAAGCCCTCTTGGTTATTTCCACCTTTTACTTCCATCATTTTACCTGCAATGAAATAAACAATTACTCCGATAATAGCGGCTGGAATAGTTGTATACATCATATGTTTTATATGTTCATACAATTTGCTTCCTGCCGCAGCTGGGGCTAAGTTTGTGGTATCGGAAAGAGGAGACAACTTATCTCCAAAATAAGCCCCAGCTACGACCGCACCCGCTGTAACCGGCAGTGAAACGCCTTGAACGAGCGCAATTCCCATCACTGCCACTCCAATCGTTCCTGCCGATCCCCACGAAGTACCGGTAAATGTTGAAACGATAGCTGCCACAAAAAAAGCAGTGATCAATAAGTAATTAGGATCGATTAATTTCAACCCATAGAAAATCATCATTGGAATCGTTCCTGAAACCATCCATGTGCCTATTAAAATACCCACAGTAATTAAAATAAGAATAGCAGACATCGATTTAGCTGTTGTTTGAACAATTCCTTCTTGCATCTCTTCCCATGAAACCCCTAAACTTTTTCCAATAAGAGCGGCGATGGCTGCGGCGATTAGAAGCAATGGCTCTGCCCTTAAATGAAACACACCGTATCCTATTCCCAGCAGTAGCAGCAAGGCGATGATAGGAGTGATGGCTAACATAAGACCGGGCTTCTTTTTCATCCTAAATTCCTCCTCTTTACTTTATCTATCTTTTATAATGCAATAATCATGCCATTCGTAAATTAATCAGAATTTACTGACATCTGTGTACTATAAGCATGCTATCTCTTGTTGAAAGGGATAAAATGGGATAAAATACACCCATTGGACCGTTTAATCCCTTTCAACAAGTCCGTTTTATGCTCTGGCTTTCCAATGCTATTTTGACAAGACAACAAAAAAGAGTTCGGAATGTTTTCATCCGAACTCTTTTTATCGAGCCGTCAAATCGAAGACGTTTTTCGATTCCACTCTTTATTAAGCTAGAAGTGAACGATCACTTAGGAGGGCTTCGCCGCGAATTCTTTGGAATTCCGCCAGCAGCTTTTCTACCGTCAGATCCGGCTTTTCTTTTTCGTTTGCCTGGAAAATAATTTGACCTTTATCCATCATAATAAGGCGGTTGCCAAGATCTAGCGCCTGCTGCATATTGTGGGTAACCATTAGAGTTGTTAATTGAAACTTTTCAACAATTTCTTTTGTTAACTTTGTGATCAAATCTGCTCTTGCCGGGTCAAGCGCGGCTGTATGTTCATCCAGAAGTAAAATATCCGGTTTTGTAAATGTAGCCATCAACAAGGAGAGTGCCTGCCGCTCTCCGCCGGACAGCAGTCCTACCTTGGCCTGCAGGCGGTTTTCCAAACCAAGATGAAGAATTTCAAGCTGCTCACGAAAGAATTCGCGGCGCTTTTTAGTGACTCCAAATTGAAGCGATCTTGGCTTGGTTCGGTTATAGGCCAGCGCCAAATTTTCTTCAATGGTCATTGTCGGTGCCGTTCCAGCAAGTGGATTTTGAAAAACCCGGCCGATTTTTCTAGCTCGCTTATGCTCAGACATGGAAGTCATATTCGTACCATTAATATTTACTGTTCCATAATCAGGGAAAATATTTCCGGAAATGATGTTCATTAAAGTCGACTTTCCAGCTCCGTTACTTCCGATAACGGTTACGAAGTCACCTGGCTGCATTTGTAAATATAACTGATTCAGTGCAATTTTCTCATCCGGAGTACCTTCATAGAAAACTTTATAAATCTGATCTAGCTGCAGCAACCTGATCCCCTCCATTTGGCTTGGCCGAACTTAATTGTGCGGCCCGTTTTTTCTTTCTTGCTCCGGCTTTTTGCTTATCAATTAATTTAGGGACAACCAAAGCAAAGATAACAATAATAGCCGTAATCAACTTCATGTCACCTGTTTCAAGAAAATCTGCTCTTAGGGCCAATGTGACGATCAAACGATATAAAATAGCTCCGATCAATACAGCAAGTGTAGCCCTAACAATCGTTGCATTTCCGATGACAGCTTCTCCAATAATAACTGAAGCCAACCCAATAATAATCATCCCGATTCCCATTCCAACGTCACTGAATCCGTTATATTGAGCAACTAATGCTCCTGAAAAGGCAACTAATGCATTGGAAATACCTAATCCGAGAACTTTGAGCCAATCGGTGTTAGCTGAAAAGCTTCGCACCATTCCGTCATTGTCACCGACTGCCCGCAAGCTTAAGCCGATTTCTGTTTTAAGGAAGACGTCAACGATTTTCTTAATAGCAAAAGCTATGATGAACATAACAATGAGGATTCCCCAGGTAGAAGGAACATAATCAGCTAAACCAATAGAAGACAATAGACTTTGCATCATGTTGTCGAACCCTAATCCTTGCCACCAGGAAGTAATCTTGGTGATCACTGTTTCTTCCGAAAGAAGCGGCACATTCGGTTTATCCATAATGCGTAGGTTGATAGAATAAAGGGCAATCATCATTAAAATACCAGATAATAACGGATTAATTTTTCCTTTTGTATGAAGAATACCCGTCACACATCCCGCCAAAAACCCGGCTACCAATGCTCCAACGGTTGCAAGGAAAGGATTGACGCCGGAGATAATTAATACTGCGGCCGTTGCTCCTCCTGTTACAAAGCTCCCGTCAACTGTTAAATCAGGAAAGTCTAATATTCTAAAGGATAGAT is from Bacillus sp. PK3_68 and encodes:
- the nhaC gene encoding Na+/H+ antiporter NhaC is translated as MKKKPGLMLAITPIIALLLLLGIGYGVFHLRAEPLLLIAAAIAALIGKSLGVSWEEMQEGIVQTTAKSMSAILILITVGILIGTWMVSGTIPMMIFYGLKLIDPNYLLITAFFVAAIVSTFTGTSWGSAGTIGVAVMGIALVQGVSLPVTAGAVVAGAYFGDKLSPLSDTTNLAPAAAGSKLYEHIKHMMYTTIPAAIIGVIVYFIAGKMMEVKGGNNQEGLNEMISMLTSTFDWNVLLVVPIIIVLAGSILKYPTIPVMIASSTTAIILGIVFQGISVENAFLATVSGFNISMMSGTVDVSTIPEDVSGLLNRGGMSSMMGTTLIAFCSFAFAGVISKVGCLEVVLEKVNEKAKSTGSLILATVLSCITIAVTTGSSYLSILIPGELFRNVYAERGLHAKNLSRTLEDSGTVVVPIVPWSLAGVYMSSTLGVPVIEFLPWAVMCYVGFIFAIIYGYTGFSIEKVKAATGGQSSKEDDFQYKI
- a CDS encoding ABC transporter ATP-binding protein — its product is MLQLDQIYKVFYEGTPDEKIALNQLYLQMQPGDFVTVIGSNGAGKSTLMNIISGNIFPDYGTVNINGTNMTSMSEHKRARKIGRVFQNPLAGTAPTMTIEENLALAYNRTKPRSLQFGVTKKRREFFREQLEILHLGLENRLQAKVGLLSGGERQALSLLMATFTKPDILLLDEHTAALDPARADLITKLTKEIVEKFQLTTLMVTHNMQQALDLGNRLIMMDKGQIIFQANEKEKPDLTVEKLLAEFQRIRGEALLSDRSLLA
- a CDS encoding ABC transporter permease, translated to MFTALFGSVEVGVIYAIMALGVYLSFRILDFPDLTVDGSFVTGGATAAVLIISGVNPFLATVGALVAGFLAGCVTGILHTKGKINPLLSGILMMIALYSINLRIMDKPNVPLLSEETVITKITSWWQGLGFDNMMQSLLSSIGLADYVPSTWGILIVMFIIAFAIKKIVDVFLKTEIGLSLRAVGDNDGMVRSFSANTDWLKVLGLGISNALVAFSGALVAQYNGFSDVGMGIGMIIIGLASVIIGEAVIGNATIVRATLAVLIGAILYRLIVTLALRADFLETGDMKLITAIIVIFALVVPKLIDKQKAGARKKKRAAQLSSAKPNGGDQVAAARSDL